The Garra rufa chromosome 23, GarRuf1.0, whole genome shotgun sequence genome includes a region encoding these proteins:
- the or42b2 gene encoding odorant receptor 110-1 yields the protein MTTLTLSAAISENISIPSYFYISGFSGIPHMRYYYIFLFFVYIITVLGNSCLMFVIIMDRNLHTPKYLAVFNLSLTDISESTAVIPQLLDTFLFGNQLIPYGLCMSNMFSVLFFLAMQSLTLTILSFDRLVAISLPLRYHMIVTHRSMLVIIGASWTLVLLLMIIGVSFMSKISFCKFIVTVNSFYCDHGPIYRSACNNNFPSSVIAKLFPAIILWFPVFFIIFSYTCIAVTLFKITTPQDRQRATKTCSAHLILVAIFYVPITFTYAFWPFINTNTRIINLSLTSALPPMLNPIIYTFMTEEFMVSVKRLLKRFIFPSHK from the coding sequence GAATATTTCCATCCCATCTTATTTCTACATCAGTGGTTTTTCTGGTATACCTCACATGAGGTACTATTATATATTTCTGTTTTTTGTCTACATTATTACTGTGCTTGGAAATTCTTGCCTGATGTTTGTTATCATTATGGACCGCAATCTTCACACTCCTAAATATTTAGCTGTCTTTAATTTATCATTGACCGACATTAGCGAGAGTACTGCTGTGATCCCTCAGCTACTGGATACATTTTTGTTTGGGAACCAGCTGATCCCGTATGGATTGTGTATGTCAAATATgttctctgttttgttttttcttgccATGCAGTCACTAACGCTCACTATTTTGTCTTTTGACAGATTAGTAGCTATTTCATTACCATTGAGGTATCATATGATTGTGACCCACAGATCAATGCTTGTTATAATTGGTGCTTCATGGACACTAGTACTCTTGCTTATGATCATTGGAGTAAGTTTCATGAGTAAAATTTCTTTCTGCAAATTTATTGTCACTGTTAACAGTTTCTACTGTGATCATGGACCTATATATCGTTCTGCCTGTAACAATAATTTCCCAAGCTCTGTGATAGCCAAATTGTTCCCAGCAATCATCCTTTGGTTTCCagtattttttattatctttTCATATACATGCATAGCTGTGACATTGTTTAAAATCACAACCCCACAAGACCGTCAAAGAGCCACAAAGACATGTTCTGCTCATTTAATCTTAGTAGCTATATTTTATGTTCCCATCACTTTTACATATGCATTTTGGCCCTTTATTAACACTAACACCAGGATCATTAATCTTTCTCTGACTTCTGCACTTCCTCCAATGCTTAACCCAATAATCTACACATTCATGACAGAAGAGTTCATGGTGTCTGTGAAAAGACTTCTTAAACGATTCATATTCCCATCTCATAAATAA